The Trypanosoma brucei gambiense DAL972 chromosome 10, complete sequence genome has a segment encoding these proteins:
- a CDS encoding trypanin, putative: MPPRTAAERGGRRKSVKAPPPVDPLVELTTLESVHDALAKAERLRNYFQVERDKVNDFWTITKGEVETYRNRLFNAEASIEELERSHQVEMKVYKQRVRHLIYERKKKAQACKDESDRLLREAEDRHLQRMNEIQAKLQQQDQQLRAAAADHEMNVYEKRDSHSYMVTVTKTQSHEKELARLQVSCEAKLKVLRDELELRRRAEIHEIEERKNEHINALIKQHEEKFHEMKTYYNQITTNNLEIIHSLKEEIAQMKQNDEHNETLMYDIDRENQNLVAPLEEAQREVAELQQKRKQNEQNKRGLEVTRVKLRSLREEIRRQREEHQALEERYACVHRERGELKGKFESALRQAVMVVEERNEVLQQKLIESHALVEERDVQLEGVLRAMNLEPKTLELIATEVDEWLQRKNQLIKDLHFELKKGEKLYSATLLEMERRCQTANIASLPRSNFE, from the coding sequence ATGCCACCACGGACCGCTGCTGAGCGcggaggaaggagaaagtcAGTCAAGGCCCCGCCACCAGTTGATCCTCTAGTGGAGCTCACAACTTTAGAATCGGTTCATGACGCGTTGGCGAAGGCCGAGCGACTTCGGAACTACTTCCAGGTAGAGCGTGACAAGGTGAATGACTTCTGGACGATTACAAAGGGGGAGGTGGAGACTTATCGCAATCGGCTGTTCAATGCGGAGGCGAGCATTGAAGAACTGGAGCGGTCACACCAGGTAGAGATGAAGGTATACAAGCAGAGGGTGCGTCACCTCATCTATGAGCGGAAGAAGAAGGCGCAGGCGTGCAAGGATGAAAGTGACCGTCTGCTTCGCGAGGCGGAAGACCGGCACCTCCAGCGCATGAATGAGATACAGGCTAAGCTCCAACAGCAAGACCAGCAGCTCCGGGCAGCAGCGGCTGACCATGAAATGAACGTGTACGAGAAGCGCGATTCGCACAGCTACATGGTAACCGTTACAAAAACACAGAGTCATGAAAAGGAGCTCGCGCGACTGCAGGTATCCTGTGAGGCCAAGTTAAAAGTGTTGCGGGATGAACTGGAGTTAAGACGCCGTGCGGAGATTCATGAgattgaagaaagaaagaatgagCACATAAACGCCCTCATTAAGCAGCATGAAGAGAAATTTCATGAAATGAAGACATACTACAACCAAATAACCACAAATAACCTAGAAATCATTCATTCcttaaaggaagaaatagcgCAGATGAAGCAGAACGACGAGCATAATGAGACTTTAATGTATGATATTGATCGGGAGAATCAAAATCTTGTTGCACCGTTAGAAGAAGCTCAGCGTGAGGTTGCGGAGCTGCAGCAGAAACGGAAGCAGAATGAACAGAACAAGCGGGGTCTCGAGGTCACTCGTGTTAAGTTAAGGTCGTTGCGTGAGGAGATTCGCCGACAGCGTGAAGAACATCAGGCCTTGGAGGAGCGTTACGCCTGCGTGCACCGGGAGCGCGGGGAGCTCAAGGGGAAGTTTGAGTCCGCGCTCCGGCAAGCGGTGATGGTAGTCGAGGAGCGCAATGAGGTTCTCCAGCAAAAGCTTATCGAGTCTCACGCTCTTGTAGAGGAAAGGGATGTACAACTTGAAGGTGTTTTGCGCGCCATGAACCTCGAACCAAAGACGCTGGAACTCATCGCGACTGAGGTCGACGAATGGCTTCAACGAAAAAATCAACTGATAAAAGACTTACACTTTGAGCttaagaaaggagaaaagttGTACAGCGCGACGTTGCTCGAGATGGAGAGGCGTTGCCAGACGGCTAACATTGCTTCACTGCCACGTAGCAACTTTGAGTAG
- a CDS encoding 60S ribosomal proteins L37, putative, with product MAKRTVKMGVMGRYGARYGSNPRKRAKKLEVSQHAKHFCSFCGKFAFRRKAVGIWRCDGCSKTVAGGAYTLSTPNNTTVRSTVRRLRELKQSN from the coding sequence ATGGCGAAGCGTACCGTCAAGATGGGCGTCATGGGGCGCTATGGCGCCCGCTATGGTTCGAACCCGCGTAAGCGCGCCAAGAAGCTGGAGGTGTCTCAGCATGCGAAACACTTCTGTTCCTTCTGCGGGAAGTTCGCATTCCGTCGCAAGGCCGTTGGCATCTGGCGCTGCGATGGTTGCAGCAAGACGGTTGCTGGTGGCGCCTACACGTTGAGTACGCCGAACAACACAACCGTGCGGTCGACGGTCCGCCGACTTCGTGAGTTGAAGCAGAGCAACTAG
- a CDS encoding chaperonin Hsp60, mitochondrial precursor,putative yields the protein MFRCVVRFGAKDIRFGTEARQSMLKGVQRAVEAVATTLGPKGRNVIIEQSYGAPKITKDGVTVAKSIEFKDPFENMGAQLVRQVCNKTNDLAGDGTTTSAVLVASIFSEGIKSIATGTNPIDMKRGMDRAVEVILKNIESQSRTVTNTENVVQVATISANGDVELGKLIGEAMEKVGKDGVITTQDGKTLTTELEVVEGMSVDRGYISPYFVTDAKTQKAELEDAFVLVSAKKLNNIHTILPVLNHVVRSGRPLLIIADDVESEALTTMIFNKLQGKLKIACVKAPGFGDNKAAMLQDIAIFSGACVVGEEGSGVELDAEKFDASILGSVKKATITKDDTVLLNGGGDVAMMKERVDLLRGLIERETSDYNREKLQERLAKLSGGVAVIRVGGASEVEVNEKKDRITDALCSTRAAVQEGIVPGGGAALLRASKALDGLLQDQSLTADQRTGVQIIRNAVRLPAHRIVANAGREGAVVVEKVLENTDAAVGYDAQLDRYVNMFEAGIIDPARVVRVALTDAASVASLMMTAEAAVVDLPKDDAPAAGGMGGMGGMGGMDGMY from the coding sequence ATGTTCCGCTGTGTCGTCCGTTTTGGTGCCAAAGACATCCGTTTTGGCACGGAAGCACGTCAATCTATGCTGAAGGGCGTACAACGCGCTGTGGAGGCTGTTGCAACGACCCTTGGGCCTAAGGGACGTAACGTGATTATCGAGCAATCGTACGGTGCTCCGAAGATCACGAAGGATGGTGTAACCGTTGCGAAGTCGATCGAGTTCAAGGACCCGTTTGAAAACATGGGTGCGCAGCTCGTGCGGCAGGTATGCAATAAGACAAATGACCTCGCGGGTGATGGAACGACAACATCGGCTGTCCTCGTTGCAAGCATCTTTAGCGAGGGTATCAAATCGATTGCAACCGGGACGAATCCCATTGACATGAAGCGTGGTATGGACCGCGCCGTGGAGGTGATCCTGAAGAACATCGAATCTCAGAGCCGAACGGTAACAAATACGGAGAACGTTGTGCAGGTTGCGACGATTTCCGCGAACGGTGATGTTGAACTCGGCAAGCTGATTGGGGAGGCGATGGAGAAGGTGGGGAAGGATGGCGTGATCACAACACAAGATGGGAAGACATTGACGACTGAGCTGGAAGTTGTGGAAGGCATGAGTGTGGACCGCGGTTACATCAGCCCGTACTTCGTAACTGACGCGAAGACTCAGAAGGCCGAGCTTGAAGATGCGTTCGTGCTTGTGTCTGCAAAGAAGTTGAACAACATTCATACGATCTTACCGGTGTTGAATCACGTGGTGCGCAGTGGGCGACCATTGCTGATCATTGCGGATGATGTGGAGAGTGAGGCCCTGACGACGATGATTTTCAATAAACTTCAAGGAAAGCTGAAGATTGCGTGCGTGAAGGCTCCAGGTTTCGGGGACAACAAGGCTGCGATGCTGCAAGACATCGCCATTTTCAGTGGTGCCTGCGTTGTTGGTGAGGAAGGCAGTGGTGTGGAACTTGACGCTGAGAAATTCGACGCCAGCATCTTGGGGAGTGTGAAGAAGGCAACAATCACGAAGGACGATACAGTACTGTTGAACGGTGGTGGCGACGTTGCGATGATGAAAGAACGCGTGGACCTGCTGCGCGGGCTCATTGAGCGCGAGACGAGTGACTATAACCGCGAGAAGCTTCAAGAACGTCTTGCAAAACTGAGTGGTGGCGTTGCCGTAATCCGCGTTGGTGGTGCTTCTGAGGTGGAGGTGAACGAGAAGAAGGACCGCATCACAGATGCCCTGTGCTCGACCCGCGCTGCGGTGCAGGAAGGCATTGTCCCTGGTGGTGGCGCTGCGTTGCTGCGTGCGAGCAAAGCATTGGACGGATTACTACAGGATCAGTCACTCACCGCTGATCAACGGACTGGCGTGCAGATCATCCGTAACGCGGTGCGGTTGCCCGCCCACCGCATTGTTGCCAATGCTGGAAGGGaaggtgctgttgttgttgagaaGGTGCTCGAGAACACTGATGCCGCTGTTGGTTACGATGCGCAGCTTGATCGCTACGTGAACATGTTTGAAGCCGGAATAATCGACCCCGCGCGTGTGGTTCGTGTTGCGCTTACTGACGCTGCGTCTGTTGCCAGCCTCATGATGACGGCAGAGGCCGCGGTTGTGGATTTACCGAAGGATGATGCACCTGCTGCAGGTGGTATGGGAGGCATGGGTGGTATGGGAGGTATGGACGGCATGTATTGA
- a CDS encoding mismatch repair protein, whose translation MPEVSLECEDICPENVSYPFLRGIDPKRPPSSITIPPRDLEAMAAMERQYWEVKSKHYDVVIFFKKGKFYELYDQDAAMAHREFGLKLVVDTTNRGKMRLAGVPEQTFSEWARLFVFRGYKVGRVEQMKEEGESSKNARPKVVPRELVEILTPGTITDPMMISGYGAVFVLALYPMGSGSVDGMAVDLSRRVVFHCPCGTNGKESAAGFVEEVLNEVSALLQQIRPREIIIPRGAVDAPGEEPKGSFGRRLFEWVEGEGFQVELVEEVGTSLRKLPLEERSLKEAGRFLAQYFRSLKLSNVDSILLEARPYNFHLLKQQVTSGVPSNDRSRCSDSTLLWYERREDPGLVLDAATVSNLELVGNLRDDSERGSLFNLINRCCTNGGKRLFRSWILRPSASPRVINARQEAVRFIIENNLNDLWAKTEESADVTTPICTPNSSTRTSEGPTQEFTQASGTQCGSKRGRTTNTFESRFTNLFATDFERNLSRLADLKGDSQQIAFVDPLVQYKKHLQLIISTVVAFEEMLDWSNNVQKECAPPLLQELWGTMGAVAPAVASIKACFDRKAAEVSGVIVPSQGACPAYDEATECLDIIEKKLDEVLRELRDNIFNGAAITYSHIGRENFLVEVPLMEAPKRCPPGFIERSRTSACVRYTVAGLEPLVEEHKRAKTKKADALLLVVRNIASHIFNYFPVLYEATAALCYFDCLLSLASLHTSAVATCYPVVQECDAGAYLLAEELRHPFLKSDSVPNTVNLDATHGRILVLTGPNMAGKSTLMRTVAVNVIIAQMGGPVFATSMRLAPVTRVFTRIGARDATHKGQSTLYVELSETAEIVRFAGPWSLCLVDELGRGTSTHDGYTIAHAMLAAMKKRHPVPPLLLFSTHYHALAQEEHKSMQKSTSSAASETGGVQLGYMDFAVSAASDSNIPTITFLYRLVPGICARSYGVEVALLAGISPGVVNTARVKSLELAKWYERQRDLGTVRGFITPSGTQFSHR comes from the coding sequence ATGCCTGAGGTTTCGCTTGAATGTGAGGACATTTGCCCTGAAAACGTTTCTTACCCGTTTTTAAGGGGTATTGATCCGAAACGACCGCCCTCTTCTATTACTATCCCTCCTAGGGACTTGGAGGCAATGGCTGCCATGGAACGACAGTACTGGGAAGTGAAGTCAAAGCACTACGATGTGgtaatttttttcaaaaaggGCAAATTTTATGAGCTTTACGACCAAGATGCCGCTATGGCTCACCGTGAGTTTGGGTTGAAGCTAGTTGTTGACACCACTAACCGAGGGAAAATGCGGCTCGCAGGCGTCCCTGAACAAACATTTAGTGAATGGGCCCGTCTCTTCGTTTTTCGGGGCTACAAGGTGGGTCGAGTAGAGCAaatgaaggaggaaggggagtCATCAAAAAATGCTCGTCCGAAAGTCGTGCCACGAGAGCTAGTTGAGATACTTACCCCTGGCACCATAACCGATCCCATGATGATCAGCGGCTATGGTGCAGTGTTCGTACTTGCACTGTATCCAATGGGGAGCGGTAGTGTGGATGGAATGGCCGTCGATCTTTCCCGTCGCGTTGTTTTCCACTGTCCCTGCGGTACGAATGGCAAGGAGAGCGCCGCAGGCTTTGTTGAAGAGGTGCTTAATGAAGTTTCTGCGCTCCTTCAACAAATCCGTCCCCGTGAAATAATAATTCCGCGTGGGGCTGTTGATGCGCCTGGTGAGGAGCCCAAGGGATCATTTGGGAGACGTCTATTTGAATGGGTAGAAGGGGAGGGTTTCCAGGTTGAACTGGTTGAAGAGGTTGGTACCTCACTTCGCAAACTCCCCCTTGAGGAGAGGAGCTTAAAGGAGGCGGGTCGTTTCTTAGCTCAGTATTTTAGATCGTTAAAGTTGAGTAATGTTGACTCTATACTTTTGGAGGCTCGACCATACAACTTTCACCTTTTAAAGCAGCAGGTAACCAGCGGTGTGCCGTCGAATGATCGAAGTCGTTGCTCCGATTCAACTCTTCTGTGGTACGAACGTCGCGAAGACCCCGGGTTGGTTCTTGATGCCGCGACAGTAAGTAATCTTGAACTCGTGGGTAACCTGCGGGACGATAGTGAACGCGGATCTCTTTTTAATCTGATCAACCGTTGTTGCACCAACGGTGGAAAGCGTCTTTTCCGTTCTTGGATTTTGCGACCTTCCGCGTCCCCGCGTGTTATCAATGCGAGGCAGGAAGCGGTACGCTTTATCATCGAAAATAATTTGAATGATCTCTGGGCCAAAACGGAGGAGTCTGCCGATGTTACGACACCAATATGCACCCCTAATTCGAGCACTCGTACTTCCGAGGGCCCTACCCAAGAATTCACTCAGGCGAGTGGTACGCAGTGTGGATCGAAGCGGGGGAGGACAACAAACACATTTGAATCTCGATTTACAAACCTTTTCGCCACAGATTTCGAGCGCAATCTTTCACGGTTGGCCGATTTGAAGGGTGACTCGCAACAAATAGCCTTCGTAGATCCTCTCGTGCAGTACAAGAAGCATCTTCAACTTATTATTTCAACCGTTGTTGCATTCGAGGAGATGCTGGATTGGTCTAACAACGTCCAAAAGGAGTGTgccccccctcttttgcaGGAACTGTGGGGAACCATGGGCGCAGTGGCTCCTGCTGTCGCCTCAATCAAGGCCTGTTTCGATCGAAAAGCTGCTGAGGTGTCAGGGGTGATTGTACCATCGCAGGGAGCATGTCCCGCGTACGACGAAGCTACGGAGTGCTTAGATATCATAGAGAAAAAATTGGATGAAGTTTTAAGGGAGCTGCGCGACAACATTTTCAACGGTGCTGCAATCACCTACTCTCATATCGGTCGTGAAAATTTTCTGGTTGAGGTTCCATTGATGGAGGCACCTAAGAGATGTCCCCCTGGGTTCATCGAGCGATCCCGTACTTCAGCGTGTGTCAGATATACAGTCGCAGGTTTGGAACCTCTGGTAGAGGAGCATAAGCGTGCCAAAACGAAGAAAGCAGATGCCCTCTTACTTGTTGTTCGAAACATTGCCTCGCATATATTTAATTACTTCCCCGTCCTTTATGAAGCCACAGCGGCTCTTTGCTATTTTGATTGTTTGCTCAGTCTGGCGTCGCTACATACCAGTGCTGTCGCTACTTGCTACCCCGTTGTACAAGAATGTGACGCCGGTGCGTACCTGCTTGCGGAAGAACTACGACATCCATTTCTCAAAAGCGATTCTGTCCCAAACACTGTCAATCTTGACGCTACACATGGACGCATTTTGGTGCTGACCGGACCGAATATGGCTGGAAAGAGTACGCTGATGCGCACAGTTGCCGTGAATGTTATAATAGCCCAAATGGGTGGACCAGTGTTTGCTACGTCTATGCGCTTGGCGCCCGTTACCCGTGTTTTCACAAGGATTGGCGCTCGCGATGCAACGCACAAAGGACAGAGTACCCTTTATGTCGAGTTAAGTGAGACAGCCGAGATTGTGCGGTTTGCCGGTCCATGGAGTCTTTGTTTAGTGGATGAACTCGGCAGGGGGACATCTACGCACGACGGCTACACAATAGCGCACGCAATGCTCGCCGCcatgaagaaaaggcacCCAGTGCCGCCCCTTCTACTCTTCTCTACCCACTACCACGCGCTCGCGCAGGAGGAGCACAAGTCCATGCAGAAATCCACTTCCTCAGCAGCATCTGAAACTGGGGGGGTTCAGCTCGGTTACATGGACTTTGCCGTTTCTGCTGCAAGTGACAGCAATATACCGACCATTACTTTTCTTTATCGCCTTGTGCCCGGAATCTGCGCGAGAAGCTATGGCGTTGAGGTGGCGCTGCTTGCCGGTATTTCCCCCGGGGTTGTAAACACAGCACGGGTTAAGTCTCTGGAGCTCGCCAAGTGGTACGAACGACAAAGGGACCTGGGTACGGTTCGGGGGTTCATCACGCCCAGCGGGACACAGTTCTCGCATCGGTAG